The following proteins come from a genomic window of bacterium:
- a CDS encoding MFS transporter, producing MNRRPAAAVLALLAATQLIGVMDFSIVIVAIPSIAHEFRLTADQVQWVRSAYALMEAGFLLLGGRVCDAFDTKRVYMGALAVFGIASMAGGLAPNATLVFVARAVQGLAGAILAPGSLVLVTREFEPGDARNRALGVFGSVAMLGLLLGAIFGGVITGFLGWRWVFFVNVPVIAVMLAGSAVLLQQRDRGQVRPRLDIRGAVVGTAAILALIVGISTSSGGALRLVAFTGLAAALLAGFVWIEHVVPDPLVPFTVFRSRQFTGAIVVSGLLQVAAGIVPFTVTLVLQGPLGLQPQAAGLALVPAGLSGIAGGLLVGLAIRRIGLRRTVVVSLALLAGSTAPLVGPGLHGSAAWLALGFAVGALGFIGCSVATTIAATSSVAQKRMGLAGGLLNTFGALGGAIGAVVAGVLDAPGTVTAYATSFVVAPFLFVLAGVVLLVAYRPTTREIEKPSAPVGEAV from the coding sequence ATGAACCGCAGGCCCGCGGCGGCAGTGTTGGCCTTGCTGGCGGCGACCCAGCTGATCGGGGTCATGGATTTCTCGATCGTGATCGTTGCTATCCCGTCCATCGCACATGAGTTCCGGCTCACAGCGGACCAGGTGCAGTGGGTCAGGAGCGCCTATGCACTGATGGAGGCTGGCTTCTTGTTGCTGGGAGGTCGCGTTTGCGATGCGTTCGACACCAAACGGGTCTACATGGGCGCACTGGCGGTCTTCGGCATCGCTTCGATGGCCGGTGGGTTGGCCCCCAACGCAACACTCGTCTTCGTTGCGCGCGCAGTGCAAGGACTCGCCGGCGCAATCCTGGCGCCGGGGTCGCTTGTCCTCGTGACCAGGGAATTCGAACCGGGCGATGCGCGGAACCGGGCGCTTGGTGTGTTCGGGAGCGTCGCAATGCTTGGATTGCTACTTGGCGCGATCTTCGGCGGCGTTATCACGGGTTTTCTCGGCTGGCGCTGGGTCTTCTTCGTCAACGTGCCGGTCATCGCCGTGATGCTGGCCGGATCGGCCGTACTGCTCCAGCAGCGGGATAGGGGTCAGGTCCGGCCGCGACTTGACATCCGAGGCGCGGTCGTGGGTACCGCGGCAATTCTGGCGCTGATCGTTGGTATTTCGACCAGCTCGGGTGGCGCCCTGCGCCTCGTCGCTTTCACAGGCCTGGCGGCAGCTCTCCTCGCCGGATTTGTCTGGATCGAACACGTCGTCCCTGACCCGCTCGTCCCCTTCACCGTTTTCCGATCGAGACAATTCACCGGCGCCATTGTCGTGTCTGGTCTCCTACAGGTCGCCGCCGGCATCGTGCCGTTCACCGTCACGCTCGTGCTTCAGGGACCACTGGGCCTCCAGCCGCAGGCCGCGGGCCTCGCGTTGGTTCCGGCTGGCCTGAGCGGCATCGCAGGTGGCTTGCTTGTGGGACTCGCCATTCGACGCATCGGCCTGCGAAGGACTGTCGTCGTCTCGCTTGCACTGCTGGCCGGAAGCACGGCGCCGCTCGTCGGACCAGGGTTACACGGCTCGGCAGCCTGGCTCGCGCTCGGTTTTGCTGTCGGCGCGCTTGGATTCATCGGCTGCTCGGTGGCCACCACGATCGCCGCGACTTCATCGGTCGCCCAGAAACGAATGGGCCTGGCGGGCGGGCTGCTGAACACCTTTGGAGCTCTTGGGGGTGCGATCGGAGCCGTGGTGGCGGGAGTTCTGGATGCTCCCGGCACGGTCACGGCCTACGCGACGTCCTTTGTTGTGGCGCCGTTCCTATTCGTTCTGGCGGGTGTCGTCTTGCTCGTTGCTTACAGACCGACCACACGCGAGATCGAAAAGCCGTCCGCACCGGTGGGCGAAGCTGTTTAG